The genomic stretch TTATTATGGGTTTCAGGTGTAGAAAACCCTTCCATGCCACGTTCCACGATTAATCCATGAATTCGTCCTTCTTCATTTTTAGCCCAAACAACTGCTATTTGACAAAAAGGAGAATTTGAAATCCACATTTTTGCACCATTCAAAAGATAATGATCGCCCATATCTTTAAAATTCGTTGTCATTCCGCCAGGATTACTTCCGTGATCTGGCTCTGTAAGACCAAAAGATCCAATCCATTCACCAGAAGCTAACTTTGGTAAATACTTTTGGCGTTGTTCTTCATTTCCATATTTCCAAATAGGATACATTACTAATGACGATTGCACAGAAGCTGTAGAGCGAACTCCAGAATCTCCGCGTTCAATCTCTTGCATAATCAATCCGTAGCTAATCTGATCCAATCCAGCACCGCCATATTCTTCTGGAATATACGGTCCGAAAGCACCAATATCTGCTAATCCTTTAATAATTTGTTTTGGAAACTCAGCACGTTGTGCGTAGTCTTCTATAATTGGCGAAACGTCTCTTTTTACCCATTCGCGGGCAGCGTCTCTAACTAATTTATGTTCTTCTGTCAAAAGCTCATCTAAATTGTAATAATCAGGAGCCTGGAATAAATCTGGTTTCATTGATTGTATTTTAATAGCATTTTTAATTATACCAAATAGTACTTAAACTATCATTTTAAATTTTATTTAGTATCA from Kordia antarctica encodes the following:
- a CDS encoding acyl-CoA dehydrogenase family protein, which translates into the protein MKPDLFQAPDYYNLDELLTEEHKLVRDAAREWVKRDVSPIIEDYAQRAEFPKQIIKGLADIGAFGPYIPEEYGGAGLDQISYGLIMQEIERGDSGVRSTASVQSSLVMYPIWKYGNEEQRQKYLPKLASGEWIGSFGLTEPDHGSNPGGMTTNFKDMGDHYLLNGAKMWISNSPFCQIAVVWAKNEEGRIHGLIVERGMEGFSTPETHNKWSLRASATGELIFDNVKVPKENLLPNKSGLGAPLGCLDSARFGIAWGAIGAAMDCYDTALRYSKERIQFGKPIGQFQLQQKKLAEMITEITKAQLLAWRLGVMRENGTATSAQISMAKRNNVDMALKIARDARQMLGGMGISGEYSIMRHMMNLESVVTYEGTHDIHLLITGFDVTGLNAFK